GGCGAAATAGCATATGTCCAGATAAAAAGGGTCCGATAATAATTCAATCCTTTTAGTCTCTGATTGAGAACGACTGAAATCAACAAGCCAATTGTAAGTCCCAATACGACAACAGCAGCAGCAAAAATAAGAGTAATAAGCAAGCTATGAATATAATCTGCTGACTTGAAGAGCTTGGTGAAATTGTATAGTTTCACGAAAAACAACCTGTCGCCAAAAGGGGAAACCCTGAAAAAGCTCATGTACAGAGACTGTATTGTGGGAATTATAAGAAAAATTATCACCACGACAATAGACGGCAAAACCAGTATATAAGGGAGAATTTTATTAGGAAACCTTCTTTGCATTTTACCACCTCTTGGTCAAGACTAAAACCGGGGGAGTTCTCCCCCGGTGAATATTCAATTACTTCCCATAAATCATCGTGTATTCCCAGAGAATTGTGTTGGCTTTCTCCGCAGCGTTATCAAGAATTTTCTTTGCTTCTTTCCAGTAATTCGTTCCATTGTATTGAAGGGCTTCCTCGATTGCGGAGTCAACAACATCTCTTATGGCAACAAAATTCCCGAGCCTTACTCCCTGGGCTTCTGGAACCCTTGTGCCAGAGAGAATCTGAAGGAATGCAGTCAAATGATTTGGATGCTGTGCAAACCAACCTTCATCAAGAAGGGCTTTAACAGCGCTATTTGTTGCCGGGAAGTAGCCTGTGGATTTGTGCCATTGCATTGTCACTTCCGTTTTCATAACGTATTGCAGGAATTCCCAGATAGCCTCGTATTCTTCCTTAGAATGCCCTTTCATGACCCAAAGCGTTGCGCCACCGATAACTGAATTTCCTCTCGGATAACCTTCTATCCTCGGCAGGAAAGTTGTTCCGACATTGAAATTGGCTTTAGATTCAATCGAGCCCACGGATGACGTAGATTGGATAAGCATAGCTACCTGACCTGATAGGAAAGCCTGGTTAGCACTGTATTCCCTTCCACCGTAAACCAGCACTTTGTCCTGCGCCCATTTCATCCATTCTGCCATGACATCGACACCGAAGTCTTTGTTGAAGTAAACCTCGGTAGCCTTGGCCGCTCTACCGTTTTCGTTATTTGCATAGAACTGAGCATGATAGGCATGCATCTGTTCAAAAACCCATGCAGGCCATCCGAAGGAAATTCCTCCAGGTGCCGCTCCTGACTCAACAATCTTCTTTCCATATTCATAAAGCTCGTTGAAGGTGGTCGGAGGTTTGTTGGGATCCAATCCAGCGGCTTCAAAGATGTCTTTGTTGTAATAGAGTATGGCAGTCGACGAATTGAAAGGCATAGAATAGAGTTTCCCATTAACTGAGTAATACTCGAGAATAGGTCCTATGACATCTCCCCAGTCAAAATCTGGGCCTGCCAGTTCGTATACAGGCACTATTGCCCCGCTGTCAAGCATGGTTTGCAATCCGACTTCGTAAACTTGAACAATATGCGGCTGATCCCCTGCCCTATACGCTGCGATAGCTTTCGTGAGCGTTTCAGCATAAGAACCTGTGAACTGCGCCACAACCTCGATGTCAGGGTGAGTTGCATTAAATCCATTAACAATCGCTTCCACAGCAGGCAACCTGCTTCCACTCATTGCATGCCACATAGTGATAGTAACTTTTGAGAGAGCTACTGTCACCAGCAGAATGATAAAGAGAAAAACAAGAACCTTCTTCATACATAACCCCTCCTTTAAAGTGTTTTACTGATCTAACCCGGATCAAGGTGACAAAATTCATAAAAACTCTGCTTTTGAAAGCATTAAAGATTATAGCAGACATCACCTTCTATTAACAAAATTTGGCATGGTATTCTTGATATACGAAATACATGAAGAAGGGGATGGTTTTTATGTTTGAATATCAAAAAAATGAAGACATAGGAACTTTTTCGGAAATTGCAAATTTCTCTTTTGCTGTTAAACATTCGCGCCATGAGCTCTTAAGAAAATATATTGCTGAAGCCTTGAGCAGTGGTGCAGAACTCTACACAGTTAAAGAATGCTCTCTCATTGTTGCAGGTTATGTACTCTATCCCTTCAATATGAGGTTGAGAAATTCTGTGGTTAAAATGGGTGGCATAGGCCTTGTATGCTCGAGACCTGATTTCAGGGGAAAAGGTGCAATCAGGTTCATGCTGCAAAACGCTGTCAAAACAATGAGAGAAAAAGACATGCTGGTTTCCGTCTTATATCCCTTCAATGTTGGGTTTTACAGAAAATACGGCTGGGAACTCTTTTTCAAAACAAAAAAGTTAGTTCTCTCACCCAATGTGATTGACGCTGAAAAGTCCTCATCAGTAAGTTATAATTTCATGACTTTCCCGGACAGCGAGTTAAAAAGCTTCTACAACCATATAGCGCAAACTCAATACAATTTGGCAATCAGAAATGATCATCAATGGCGAAGGCATTTGAAGCTCTTTTTCAATGATGAGGCGTCAACAGGGGTTGTGAAGTTCAGCAGAAATGGAAGGGTAACCGGTATGCTCACTCAATACCTTAATAGAAGCGAGAAAGGCTTTGACTCCTTACTTACAGTCAAAGATTTCTACTACTCTGACCAGGAAACAAAGCTCACAATGCTATACTACCTGAAATCTCTCTCTCATCAGGTAAAGGAAATTACCTTCTATGCCCCTGAAGACTTCGAGCTGTGGCCCTATCTTACAGACAGACCAATAGAAGAGAAACTGGAAACTTCAGGAATGATAAGAATATTAGATCTTAAAAGTTTAAGTGGGCTTAATGTGGATTTTCAATTGCCAGCCGTGAAAGTCAAAGTGATAGATAACCTGATTGAGGAAAACAATGGAATATTCGAATTTTATACTGAAGGCGGGAAATTGAAAATCCGAAAAACAACAGATGAACCGGAGCTTGAATGCGATATTTCCACAGTATCTTTTGTTCTGAGCGGTTTTTCAAGTCTTTCAGAATCAATCCGCATTGGAAAGGCAAAAGAGTTAAAAAAAGTCACACAGGTTGAAATACCCAAAGATGTTACTTTTCATCCTGAATTATTCTGATTTTGTATTTAGGA
This sequence is a window from Kosmotoga arenicorallina S304. Protein-coding genes within it:
- a CDS encoding GNAT family N-acetyltransferase translates to MFEYQKNEDIGTFSEIANFSFAVKHSRHELLRKYIAEALSSGAELYTVKECSLIVAGYVLYPFNMRLRNSVVKMGGIGLVCSRPDFRGKGAIRFMLQNAVKTMREKDMLVSVLYPFNVGFYRKYGWELFFKTKKLVLSPNVIDAEKSSSVSYNFMTFPDSELKSFYNHIAQTQYNLAIRNDHQWRRHLKLFFNDEASTGVVKFSRNGRVTGMLTQYLNRSEKGFDSLLTVKDFYYSDQETKLTMLYYLKSLSHQVKEITFYAPEDFELWPYLTDRPIEEKLETSGMIRILDLKSLSGLNVDFQLPAVKVKVIDNLIEENNGIFEFYTEGGKLKIRKTTDEPELECDISTVSFVLSGFSSLSESIRIGKAKELKKVTQVEIPKDVTFHPELF
- a CDS encoding ABC transporter substrate-binding protein: MKKVLVFLFIILLVTVALSKVTITMWHAMSGSRLPAVEAIVNGFNATHPDIEVVAQFTGSYAETLTKAIAAYRAGDQPHIVQVYEVGLQTMLDSGAIVPVYELAGPDFDWGDVIGPILEYYSVNGKLYSMPFNSSTAILYYNKDIFEAAGLDPNKPPTTFNELYEYGKKIVESGAAPGGISFGWPAWVFEQMHAYHAQFYANNENGRAAKATEVYFNKDFGVDVMAEWMKWAQDKVLVYGGREYSANQAFLSGQVAMLIQSTSSVGSIESKANFNVGTTFLPRIEGYPRGNSVIGGATLWVMKGHSKEEYEAIWEFLQYVMKTEVTMQWHKSTGYFPATNSAVKALLDEGWFAQHPNHLTAFLQILSGTRVPEAQGVRLGNFVAIRDVVDSAIEEALQYNGTNYWKEAKKILDNAAEKANTILWEYTMIYGK